The nucleotide window CGATCCAGTCGTCCCGGCGCTTGCGGGTCTCACGCACGATTGTCATCCCGGTGTCGGTGACCGTGAGCACGACCTTGCGGCCGTCCTCGGCCGACCCGGCCCTGTCGACCAGGCCGGCTTCGACCAGGGCGTTGACGGTGCGGTTCATCGACGGCGGGGTCACCCGCTCTTCGTCGCTGAGCGCGCTGAGGGTCATCGGGCCCAGCCTGAACACGGCGCCGAGGGCCGAGAACTGGCCGCTGGTGAGTTCGTTGTCGGCCTGCTCCTGTCGCACCCGGCGGGCGAGCCTGCCGTTGGCGAGCCGGAAGTCATGGCTCAACTCCGCGACGGTGCGTCGCTTGGCGTGGGGGGCAGCGGCGGGGGCGGTGTGCCCAGGAAGAAGAGTCATGATTACTTAGCCTAACAAATTAGCCATGCTAATGATTCCCCGCTCGTCTGATTGCGCTATCTGTTCCCGTTCCGGACAACTGCGCCCGGTGTGCCGGACGCATTTGTCTGCATGGGGAACAGTTGGGACGAAAACGGGGGCGGGACAGGTGCGGGGGTTGTGCGGCAGAATGAGGCCGTGCCCACCTTCACCGATGAATATGGCGTTCCGATCGTCTACTACGCCTGGCCCGTTGACCACCCGCGCGCCATCGTGCAGCTCGTTCACGGCGTGGGGGAGCACGCCCTGCGCTACCG belongs to Cryobacterium sp. SO2 and includes:
- a CDS encoding MarR family transcriptional regulator, translated to MTLLPGHTAPAAAPHAKRRTVAELSHDFRLANGRLARRVRQEQADNELTSGQFSALGAVFRLGPMTLSALSDEERVTPPSMNRTVNALVEAGLVDRAGSAEDGRKVVLTVTDTGMTIVRETRKRRDDWIAQRILRLTPEQRQVLAAATEIMKELSNS